The genomic stretch NNNNNNNNNNNNNNNNNNNNNNNNNNNNNNNNNNNNNNNNNNNNNNNNNNNNNNNNNNNNNNNNNNNNNNNNNNNNNNNNNNNNNNNNNNNNNNNNNNNNNNNNNNNNNNNNNNNNNNNNNNNNNNNNNNNNNNNNNNNNNNNNNNNNNNNNNNNNNNNNNNNNNNNNNNNNNNNNNNNNNNNNNNNNNNNNNNNNNNNNNNNNNNNNNNNNNNNNNNNNNNNNNNNNNNNNNNNNNNNNNNNNNNNNNNNNNNNNNNNNNNNNNNNNNNNNNNNNNNNNNNNNNNNNNNNNNNNNNNNNNNNNNNNNNNNNNNNNNNNNNNNNNNNNNNNNNNNNNNNNNNNNNNNNNNNNNNNNNNNNNNNNNNNNNNNNNNNNNNNNNNNNNNNNNNNNNNNNNNNNNNNNNNNNNNNNNNNNNNNNNNNNNNNNNNNNNNNNNNNNNNNNNNNNNNNNNNNNNNNNNNNNNNNNNNNNNNNNNNNNNNNNNNNNNNNNNNNNNNNNNNNNNNNNNNNNNNNNNNNNNNNNNNNNNNNNNNNNNNNNNNNNNNNNNNNNNNNNNNNNNNNNNNNNNNNNNNNNNNNNNNNNNNNNNNNNNNNNNNNNNNNNNNNNNNNNNNNNNNNNNNNNNNNNNNNNNNNNNNNNNNNNNNNNNNNNNNNNNNNNNNNNNNNNNNNNNNNNNNNNNNNNNNNNNNNNNNNNNNNNNNNNNNNNNNNNNNNNNNNNNNNNNNNNNNNNNNNNNNNNNNNNNNNNNNNNNNNNNNNNNNNNNNNNNNNNNNNNNNNNNNNNNNNNNNNNNNNNNNNNNNNNNNNNNNNNNNNNNNNNNNNNNNNNNNNNNNNNNNNNNNNNNNNNNNNNNNNNNNNNNNNNNNNNNNNNNNNNNNNNNNNNNNNNNNNNNNNNNNNNNNNNNNNNNNNNNNNNNNNNNNNNNNNNNNNNNNNNNNNNNNNNNNNNNNNNNNNNNNNNNNNNNNNNNNNNNNNNNNNNNNNNNNNNNNNNNNNNNNNNNNNNNNNNNNNNNNNNNNNNNNNNNNNNNNNNNNNNNNNNNNNNNNNNNNNNNNNNNNNNNNNNNNNNNNNNNNNNNNNNNNNNNNNNNNNNNNNNNNNNNNNNNNNNNNNNNNNNNNNNNNNNNNNNNNNNNNNNNNNNNNNNNNNNNNNNNNNNNNNNNNNNNNNNNNNNNNNNNNNNNNNNNNNNNNNNNNNNNNNNNNNNNNNNNNNNNNNNNNNNNNNNNNNNNNNNNNNNNNNNNNNNNNNNNNNNNNNNNNNNNNNNNNNNNNNNNNNNNNNNNNNNNNNNNNNNNNNNNNNNNNNNNNNNNNNNNNNNNNNNNNNNNNNNNNNNNNNNNNNNNNNNNNNNNNNNNNNNNNNNNNNNNNNNNNNNNNNNNNNNNNNNNNNNNNNNNNNNNNNNNNNNNNNNNNNNNNNNNNNNNNNNNNNNNNNNNNNNNNNNNNNNNNNNNNNNNNNNNNNNNNNNNNNNNNNNNNNNNNNNNNNNNNNNNNNNNNNNNNNNNNNNNNNNNNNNNNNNNNNNNNNNNNNNNNNNNNNNNNNNNNNNNNNNNNNNNNNNNNNNNNNNNNNNNNNNNNNNNNNNNNNNNNNNNNNNNNNNNNNNNNNNNNNNNNNNNNNNNNNNNNNNNNNNNNNNNNNNNNNNNNNNNNNNNNNNNNNNNNNNNNNNNNNNNNNNNNNNNNNNNNNNNNNNNNNNNNNNNNNNNNNNNNNNNNNNNNNNNNNNNNNNNNNNNNNNNNNNNNNNNNNNNNNNNNNNNNNNNNNNNNNNNNNNNNNNNNNNNNNNNNNNNNNNNNNNNNNNNNNNNNNNNNNNNNNNNNNNNNNNNNNNNNNNNNNNNNNNNNNNNNNNNNNNNNNNNNNNNNNNNNNNNNNNNNNNNNNNNNNNNNNNNNNNNNNNNNNNNNNNNNNNNNNNNNNNNNNNNNNNNNNNNNNNNNNNNNNNNNNNNNNNNNNNNNNNNNNNNNNNNNNNNNNNNNNNNNNNNNNNNNNNNNNNNNNNNNNNNNNNNNNNNNNNNNNNNNNNNNNNNNNNNNNNNNNNNNNNNNNNNNNNNNNNNNNNNNNNNNNNNNNNNNNNNNNNNNNNNNNNNNNNNNNNNNNNNNNNNNNNNNNNNNNNNNNNNNNNNNNNNNNNNNNNNNNNNNNNNNNNNNNNNNNNNNNNNNNNNNNNNNNNNNNNNNNNNNNNNNNNNNNNNNNNNNNNNNNNNNNNNNNNNNNNNNNNNNNNNNNNNNNNNNNNNNNNNNNNNNNNNNNNNNNNNNNNNNNNNNNNNNNNNNNNNNNNNNNNNNNNNNNNNNNNNNNNNNNNNNNNNNNNNNNNNNNNNNNNNNNNNNNNNNNNNNNNNNNNNNNNNNNNNNNNNNNNNNNNNNNNNNNNNNNNNNNNNNNNNNNNNNNNNNNNNNNNNNNNNNNNNNNNNNNNNNNNNNNNNNNNNNNNNNNNNNNNNNNNNNNNNNNNNNNNNNNNNNNNNNNNNNNNNNNNNNNNNNNNNNNNNNNNNNNNNNNNNNNNNNNNNNNNNNNNNNNNNNNNNNNNNNNNNNNNNNNNNNNNNNNNNNNNNNNNNNNNNNNNNNNNNNNNNNNNNNNNNNNNNNNNNNNNNNNNNNNNNNNNNNNNNNNNNNNNNNNNNNNNNNNNNNNNNNNNNNNNNNNNNNNNNNNNNNNNNNNNNNNNNNNNNNNNNNNNNNNNNNNNNNNNNNNNNNNNNNNNNNNNNNNNNNNNNNNNNNNNNNNNNNNNNNNNNNNNNNNNNNNNNNNNNNNNNNNNNNNNNNNNNNNNNNNNNNNNNNNNNNNNNNNNNNNNNNNNNNNNNNNNNNNNNNNNNNNNNNNNNNNNNNNNNNNNNNNNNNNNNNNNNNNNNNNNNNNNNNNNNNNNNNNNNNNNNNNNNNNNNNNNNNNNNNNNNNNNNNNNNNNNNNNNNNNNNNNNNNNNNNNNNNNNNNNNNNNNNNNNNNNNNNNNNNNNNNNNNNNNNNNNNNNNNNNNNNNNNNNNNNNNNNNNNNNNNNNNNNNNNNNNNNNNNNNNNNNNNNNNNNNNNNNNNNNNNNNNNNNNNNNNNNNNNNNNNNNNNNNNNNNNNNNNNNNNNNNNNNNNNNNNNNNNNNNNNNNNNNNNNNNNNNNNNNNNNNNNNNNNNNNNNNNNNNNNNNNNNNNNNNNNNNNNNNNNNNNNNNNNNNNNNNNNNNNNNNNNNNNNNNNNNNNNNNNNNNNNNNNNNNNNNNNNNNNNNNNNNNNNNNNNNNNNNNNNNNNNNNNNNNNNNNNNNNNNNNNNNNNNNNNNNNNNNNNNNNNNNNNNNNNNNNNNNNNNNNNNNNNNNNNNNNNNNNNNNNNNNNNNNNNNNNNNNNNNNNNNNNNNNNNNNNNNNNNNNNNNNNNNNNNNNNNNNNNNNNNNNNNNNNNNNNNNNNNNNNNNNNNNNNNNNNNNNNNNNNNNNNNNNNNNNNNNNNNNNNNNNNNNNNNNNNNNNNNNNNNNNNNNNNNNNNNNNNNNNNNNNNNNNNNNNNNNNNNNNNNNNNNNNNNNNNNNNNNNNNNNNNNNNNNNNNNNNNNNNNNNNNNNNNNNNNNNNNNNNNNNNNNNNNNNNNNNNNNNNNNNNNNNNNNNNNNNNNNNNNNNNNNNNNNNNNNNNNNNNNNNNNNNNNNNNNNNNNNNNNNNNNNNNNNNNNNNNNNNNNNNNNNNNNNNNNNNNNNNNNNNNNNNNNNNNNNNNNNNNNNNNNNNNNNNNNNNNNNNNNNNNNNNNNNNNNNNNNNNNNNNNNNNNNNNNNNNNNNNNNNNNNNNNNNNNNNNNNNNNNNNNNNNNNNNNNNNNNNNNNNNNNNNNNNNNNNNNNNNNNNNNNNNNNNNNNNNNNNNNNNNNNNNNNNNNNNNNNNNNNNNNNNNNNNNNNNNNNNNNNNNNNNNNNNNNNNNNNNNNNNNNNNNNNNNNNNNNNNNNNNNNNNNNNNNNNNNNNNNNNNNNNNNNNNNNNNNNNNNNNNNNNNNNNNNNNNNNNNNNNNNNNNNNNNNNNNNNNNNNNNNNNNNNNNNNNNNNNNNNNNNNNNNNNNNNNNNNNNNNNNNNNNNNNNNNNNNNNNNNNNNNNNNNNNNNNNNNNNNNNNNNNNNNNNNNNNNNNNNNNNNNNNNNNNNNNNNNNNNNNNNNNNNNNNNNNNNNNNNNNNNNNNNNNNNNNNNNNNNNNNNNNNNNNNNNNNNNNNNNNNNNNNNNNNNNNNNNNNNNNNNNNNNNNNNNNNNNNNNNNNNNNNNNNNNNNNNNNNNNNNNNNNNNNNNNNNNNNNNNNNNNNNNNNNNNNNNNNNNNNNNNNNNNNNNNNNNNNNNNNNNNNNNNNNNNNNNNNNNNNNNNNNNNNNNNNNNNNNNNNNNNNNNNNNNNNNNNNNNNNNNNNNNNNNNNNNNNNNNNNaaaccaaaaaaaaaaaaaattgaaaaaaagctATCATTTCAAGACATCCTATAAAGTATAGACTGCTTCAGAGCAACATCCATACAAGTCTTAATAATATATGATGGACatttacaggaaaaaaaaaaaaaaaagaaagataatatactaggaaaagagagagagagagagagttccctTGCAATTTCACTAAAATCTTACAGAGAAAGCAAACATAATGAATAGGCATACCAAATTCTCAACCAAACTCTTATACAAAGGCAAGGAGTTAAACTACTTAATCTCCCATATCCAATTTGCTGTAGCAACCAAAAGGACTAATGCAACAGGCAATGGAACAGTCAATATCATGCCATGGAACAACAGAGCAAGAGTACCTGAACCCAGGAACAGTAGACGAATCGATAATCCATAAGTAAGCAACATAAAGAGTAAGGCTAGCAGAATTGGACCGCGTAAAGGGTATCCTTCTGTAAGATTGAAAACCATGACAAGAGATACAAGAAACCCTGCATAGTTACAGAGCATTAGAACTTGGAAAGAGTTTGGGTTCTGATCAAACCAAACTGGTGTTCCTGCAGTCTTATCCTTTAATTTGGTGCTGTTGGTGCTGTCGTTGCTGTCGTTGCTGGTGATGGATTCATTATCTTGCCAAAGACCTCCTGGAGGGTTAACTCCAGTTTGGTATGTCACCGCGACGATGAGAACAAAAATCACTAACAAAGCATTGCGAACGTCGCTTGAAGTGTCTTTATCAACCTTGAAACTTAGGAAATTGGGAACCTTAAGTAACCATTTAACTCCACAACTTAACACCATTTTTGTTTTAGAAGCTTCACTGTGTGGTGGTATACAACAAGTTATTTGACTCCTCTTAGCACCTGCATGTTTAAGGATCTTTTCCATTTTGTATACATCTGTTTGATTTTGATCTCCTTGGGCGTTATCAGTGAAAACTATTATCTCCTCCCGGCTGGGTTCTGTTGGAGATTCATCAGCCCTGGTTCCATTACACAGTGTTTCAATCTTTGTTTCCATTAAGACATCCAAGGCTGTGAATCCCGTTGTGTTCTTCTCGTTTATTTTCAGAGCCTTTCTAACAAAAT from Macadamia integrifolia cultivar HAES 741 chromosome 11, SCU_Mint_v3, whole genome shotgun sequence encodes the following:
- the LOC122093316 gene encoding ankyrin repeat-containing protein BDA1-like produces the protein MDQNQSDRVDYYSQLIKAAEKGDIELLYKLLEKDSSILDKADRQFTDNPLHVAVSNNHLFFAAEIANLKPSLAKRRNHHGWSPLHIAAENGQVEVVKKLLKVVDKELCFIKGREMMTPLHCAAKSAVPGSEIVIKELLSASSKCITMLTTKCETALHTAVRNGRYENFKVLVEWIKKERVYNNLSWKDQEGNTILHIASSRRQLENLKMIELLLSNSSYFVRKALKINEKNTTGFTALDVLMETKIETLCNGTRADESPTEPSREEIIVFTDNAQGDQNQTDVYKMEKILKHAGAKRSQITCCIPPHSEASKTKMVLSCGVKWLLKVPNFLSFKVDKDTSSDVRNALLVIFVLIVAVTYQTGVNPPGGLWQDNESITSNDSNDSTNSTKLKDKTAGTPVWFDQNPNSFQVLMLCNYAGFLVSLVMVFNLTEGYPLRGPILLALLFMLLTYGLSIRLLFLGSGTLALLFHGMILTVPLPVALVLLVATANWIWEIK